Proteins from a single region of Desulfolutivibrio sulfoxidireducens:
- a CDS encoding integrase core domain-containing protein, with translation MDERVRFVVETQLGMKSIQQLCHDYGISRKTGYKWLERRAKGGFEACMDQSRAPHSCPHKTSDKIEARLIELRNIYPKWGPKKLVALLEMEMKESHVISASTAGDILYRHGLVVPRKVKKRNYGKTKTHFLREPTSANDVWAVDYKGWFRTKDHFVCHPLTVTDLHSRYVLWCKGHRKQSASEVEKNFETIFTTYGVPLALRMDNGSPFGSTGPGGLTYLSLRWMQIGIDIEFITPGKPQQNGSHERMHRTLKFEAILPPARDIYEQQYRFDAWRERFNTLRPHESLQQKTPESVYTPSPRRYTGRKGFTYPGYFEVRSVRKDGMFFWKGTLRFVGEAFGKEQIGLVRDHEDRWLVFAGEMLVGWFHESLSGVRPLSEWESFCGRVGRRPPTGSL, from the coding sequence ATGGATGAGCGTGTTCGATTCGTCGTTGAAACACAACTTGGCATGAAATCGATCCAGCAGCTTTGCCATGACTATGGAATCAGTCGCAAGACAGGCTATAAGTGGTTAGAAAGGCGTGCTAAAGGTGGTTTTGAAGCCTGTATGGATCAAAGTCGAGCGCCTCATTCATGTCCACATAAGACCAGTGACAAGATAGAAGCACGGCTAATTGAGTTGCGCAACATCTATCCAAAGTGGGGTCCGAAAAAGCTTGTTGCGCTTCTTGAAATGGAGATGAAGGAAAGCCACGTCATCTCAGCGAGCACCGCAGGAGATATATTGTATCGCCATGGCTTGGTAGTTCCCAGAAAAGTAAAAAAACGAAATTACGGGAAGACGAAAACCCATTTTTTGAGGGAGCCAACATCTGCCAACGATGTATGGGCTGTGGATTATAAAGGATGGTTCCGGACCAAAGACCATTTCGTCTGCCATCCATTAACCGTGACAGATTTGCATAGTCGATATGTCTTGTGGTGCAAGGGGCACAGAAAACAATCGGCCTCTGAAGTAGAAAAAAATTTTGAAACAATCTTCACTACGTATGGAGTGCCACTGGCACTCAGAATGGACAATGGTTCCCCGTTTGGCTCAACTGGACCAGGAGGGCTGACATATTTAAGTCTGAGATGGATGCAGATTGGAATTGATATAGAATTCATAACTCCTGGGAAGCCGCAACAAAACGGAAGCCATGAGCGCATGCATAGAACATTGAAGTTTGAAGCGATCTTGCCACCAGCACGTGATATATATGAACAGCAGTATCGTTTTGACGCCTGGAGAGAACGATTTAATACGCTTCGTCCCCATGAATCCTTGCAGCAGAAAACGCCAGAATCGGTATATACCCCATCGCCTCGGCGTTATACTGGTAGAAAGGGATTCACATATCCAGGTTACTTTGAGGTCCGGTCCGTTCGAAAAGACGGCATGTTTTTTTGGAAGGGGACACTGCGTTTTGTCGGCGAGGCATTCGGAAAAGAACAGATCGGCCTGGTCCGTGACCACGAAGATCGATGGCTTGTGTTTGCCGGAGAGATGCTTGTGGGGTGGTTTCATGAATCGTTGTCGGGAGTTAGACCCCTGAGCGAATGGGAATCATTTTGTGGCCGAGTTGGGCGGCGGCCTCCGACGGGCTCTTTGTAG